CAGTTTACACGCCGACGGGGTGGGGGATGCAGCCCCTTAATGGGTGGGGCGCCTGAGCGCGGTCTTTTAGCGCGGCTGAGAGGGCATTCGCGAGGCCTGGATGCTGGTCGCCGATGCCGGTTTTTGTGCACGGCGTAAGCGGCTTTTGCGCCGTCAGCCAATAGAGCAATTGCGGCTGACGGACGGTGTGAGGTACCGCGCCGACGCCGAACAGCCACTCCCGAAAGCCGCTGCACAGTCTCTTCCACCTCCGGCCGTTTCATCCGGCTGTCATCGCTTCACGACTAGGATGCCCTGTCACTTCTGTCGCGCCGTGGTCCGGCACGGCACTCACGGCCCACGTAGCATCGTGCGCCGGCCGGCCGTGTCGGCGACCTTCCACCCCATACAAAAACACTAGCCATGTCGAACAAGAAAATCGTCAAGGATTCGCCGGCCGATCAGGGCGCGACCATCGTCTCGCGCCGCGGGTTTCTGAAGTTTGCCGGCGCATCCAGCCTCGCGACGGCAGCGGGCACGCTCGCATCGGCGGCACGGGCCGCGAACAGCACACCCGACGGTACGCCGGAGCAGATCCACCTGACCTGGGGCAACGATCCGACGAGCGAGGTCACCGTGTCGTGGGCGTCGCCGGCGCCGGCGGTCAACCCGAAGGTGCGCTTCGGCGGGCCAGGCGCGGCGCGAGACACGGTGCACGGCGTTCAAGGCACCTATACCGATGGCATCAACGGCGAGGTCGTGTTCACTTATCACGCCCGTTTGCGTGGCCTGAAGGCCGATACGAGCTACGAGTACGAGGTGAGCGCCGACAACGACAGCAACGCGGCCCAGCCCTTTACCGCGAGCTTCCGTACGGCGCCCCGCGGCCGCGCGCCATTTCGCTGGACGAGCTACGGCGATCTCGCGACGCCCAATACCGGCTGGATCCTGTCGTCGCCGCAGAGCCGCTTTGCGGTTCAGGCCGTCGAGCGATTTCAGCCGCTGTTCCACCTGCTCAACGGCGACCTCTGCTACGCCAATCTGAATCCGGCGCACCAGCCCGAGGTGTGGCGCGACTTCGGCAACAACTGCCAGACCTCGGCGTCGAACCGGCCGTGGATGCCCTGTCCGGGCAATCACGAACTCGAGTTCCACAACGGCGAGCAAGGCCTTGCCTCGTATCTCTCGCGCTACACGCTGCCTGAGAATCACACGCGCTACCAGGGGCGCTGGTACAGCTTCCGCGTGAGTTCGGTGCTCTTCATTTCGCTCGATGCGGACGACGTGGTCTATCAGGATGCAGCCGCGTTCGTCGCGGGTCCGAATCCCCTGGTGCCGGTGGCGAGCACGGGCAATCCGCCGATCCAGCCGGGCACGTCGCTCTATGTGCGTGGCTATAGCGAGGGCGAGCAGACCCGCTGGCTCGAGAAGACATTGCGCCGGGCGGCCGAAGACGACGAAGTCGACTGGATCGTCGTGCAGATGCATCAGGATGCGCTGAGTTCGTCGAAGACCGGCAACGGTTCCGACAAGGGCATCCGCGAAGCCTGGCTGCCGCTGTTCGACCGCTACGGGGTCGATCTGGTGCTGTGCGGGCATGACCATGATTACGAGCGCAGCTATCCCGTGCGCGGCTGCAATCACAACAAGGGCACCGATATCGCCACGGGGCGCGTGGTCGATACGTTGCAGCCGCGGCCGGTGATGTCGGCGGTATCGTCGGGGGCGTCGACGTTCGATACGAGCCACGGCACGATTCACCTGATTCTCGGCGGTGGCGGCACGAGTGCGCCGCTCGATGTGTACGGTGTGGATGCCGGGACAGGCTTGCCGCAGGCGCGTATTTTCACGCGACCCAATCGTCCGGTTGCCGGAACGGCCGCGGGTACGTTCGTGCGCGCCAGCGCGGATGCCGTCGAAGATGCGATATGGTCAGCGCAACGGGATACCGGCACGGGCTACGGTATCGCGGTGTTCGACCATGATCCGGGACATCCGGGGGGCGAGACCTCGATAACGATGAACTACTATCACGCCCCGGGCGCGGATCAAACCCCGACGCAAAACTATGAGTTGTTCGAAACGATCGAGTTGAAGAAGAAACGGCGGGGGTGAGCGCTACGCTAACGTCACGTTCGACGCTGGACTCGCCCAGGCAGACGCGGTAGGCTGTCTGGGCTGGTGCCTTTGTTTGGCTATGCTGGTCTTGAACGACAACGTGGAGCCTGCACATGGACGTGAGCACGGAAACGCTGGTGGAACTGCTGCGGGAAGTGGAAGCCGACGACCCGATCGACTACGCGGACCTTCCATTCGGAGAACAGGAACTCAGGCGGCTGGTCATGAGTTCGCTGGTCGAGCGCCACCACCAGGTCGAAGCAGGCAACATGTCGATCTCCGACATTCATGCGTTGTATCTGCTGAGCACCGCCAAGCTTGTTCTCGAGAACATGGTGCTCCACGCCAGGCTGCTTCTGCTCCAGGGGCAGCAGGTCGACGTACGGTCGTTGCTGGCGCCGTTTACGCTCAAAGGCAAACCTTAACGGCCGGTCGCCTCGTTGCAGGAACACGAGGCGACGCAATCCGAGTGGGCGGCGCGGGGAGATCGCGCCTTCCTTCTTCTGCCGGCCGTTTGCGCATGACCGGATCGAAGGGGCACGCGCGTCACTTCTCAAGTTCCGCAAACAGCCAATGCTGGAAGCTATGCAGCTTCGGCAATTCGGCGCGCGATTTCAGCAGGTTCAGCGTGTAGCCGTGCACAGGGAGTCCTTCCAGGCCGAACGGCGCCACCAGCCGGCCGGTTTCCAGTTCGCGTTGCGCCAGAAGCAGGCTTTCGAGGCAAACGCCCAGGCCGTCCACCGCCGCGCTGATCGCCATGAACGAGCGATCGAAACGCGGACCGCGTGCGATATCGAGCCGCGTCTTGCGGTGGAGACGCATCCAGTCCCGCCACCCGACCAGACACCCCTCGCTATGAATCAGCGCATGGTGCGGTAGATCCGCGACGCTGCGCAGCGGATGTTCTCCGGCCATGAGCGCGGGCGAGCACAGCGGCACGATCGTCTCGGGCGGCAGTTCGAGCACCATCGTGCCGGCCGGCTGCAGCTTTCTCGGACCGTAGCGGATGTCGATATCCACCTTTTCCGAGATCAGATCCACCGCCTCTGACGATGCATTCAACCGCACGTCGATATCCGGATGCGCGGCACTGAAGCGCGCGATGCGCGGCATCAGCCATTGCGTCGCAAAGCTGGGCGTGCAATGGATCGTGAGGATGTCGCTCTTGGCGGCGCGCCCGATCTCGCGGGTGGCCGAGTCGATCCGCGCGAACGCCGCGGTGATCTCCTCGGCGTATTGCCTCCCATAGTCCGTCAGGATCACCGTGCGGTGCAGCCGATGGAACAGACGAATGCTCAATTGCTCTTCCAGCAGCTTGATTTGATGGCTGACGGCTGAGGGCGTGACAAACAGTTCGTCTGCTGCGAGCGCGAACGACGAAAGCCGCGCGGCGGCCTCGAATGCCTGTATCGACTTGAAGGTAATGCGATTGTGCATGGCAGCATCAAGGTGAATTGAATTCATCCATTGACCCATCTTAATTCGTTTGAGCGCGTGTGAGGGCGAGATTACGCTTGAGTCACTGGGATCGGCATCACCGCGGTCCCTGCCAGGAGACCTACGCGCAACCGTGCCGCATGGGACCGGAGTAGCGAGCCAAAGCGCGAACTCCGATCGACAGGAGACAAACAGTGACCACTAGCGAAACCGCGCCGTACGCCAAGCTCGCGGAGCACGCTTACCAGATTCGCCGCAACGCGCTGCGCATGGGCGAAGTGCAGGGCCAGGGTTATATCGGCCAGGCGCTCGACATCGCCGATGTCCTCGCCGTCGCCTACTTCCGCGCCATGCGCTATCGCGCCGACGACCCCGAATGGGAAGGCCGCGACCGCTTTCTGCTCTCGAACGGCCACTACGCCATCGCGCTGTACGCGGCGCTGATCGAGGCCGGCGTCATCGCCGACGAAGAGTTGGAAACCTACGGCAGCGACGACAGTCGTTTGCCGATGTCCGGCATGGCGAGCTATACGCCCGGCATGGAGATGTCCGGCGGCTCGCTCGGCCAGGGATTGACGATTGCGGTGGGCCGCTGCCTGGGCCTGAAGCGCAAAGGCTCGGATGCCCGCGTCTACACCCTGTTCTCCGACGGCGAACTCGACGAAGGCGCGATCTGGGAGGGCCTGATGTCGGCCGCCCACTGGAAGCTCGACAACCTGATCGCGATGGTCGACGTCAACAACCAGCAGGCCGACGGCCCGTCGTCCAGCGTCATGGCGTTCGAGCCGCTGGTCGAGAAACTCCAGGCGTTCGGCTGGTTCGTGCAACGCGTGGACGGCAACGATCTCGCGGCCGTCGTCGCCGCGTTCGATGCGGCCCACGCGCATCCCGAAGCGCAACCGCGAATCATCGTCTGCGATACGCGGATGGGTTGCGGCGTGCCGTTCCTCGAAGCGCGCGAGAAAAATCACTTTATCCGCGTCGATGCGCACGAGTGGCAACTCGCGCTGCAGGCGCTGGAAGCCGGGAGAAACGTATGAGCGCCGCCGTACCGAAACCGCGTTTGAAGACGTCGGCGATGATCGCCTCGATCGCCGGCGAAGGGCAGATCACGCGTTCCGCGCCGTTCGGCCACGCACTGGTCGAACTGGCGCGCAACCGGCCCGACGTGGTCGGCATGACTGCCGATCTCGGCAAGTACACCGACCTGCATCTGTTCGCGAAGGAATACCCCGAGCGCTATTACCAGATGGGCATGGCCGAACAACTGCTGATGGGCGCGGCGGCCGGCATGGCGCACGAAGGCGCGCAGCCGTTCGTCACCACCTACGCCGTATTCGCCGCGCGCCGTGCCTACGACTTCATCCACCAGGCGATTGCCGAGGACAACCTCGACGTCAAGATCGTCTGCGCCTTGCCCGGCCTCACGACCGGCTACGGTCCGAGCCACCAGGCGGCGGAAGACCTCGCCCTGTTCCGCGCGATGCCGAACCTCACGGTGATCGACCCGTGCGACGCCATCGACATCGAGCAGATGGTACCGGCGATCGCCGACCATCGCGGGCCGGTGTATGCGCGGCTGTTGCGCGGCAACGTGCC
This genomic stretch from Paraburkholderia caffeinilytica harbors:
- a CDS encoding purple acid phosphatase family protein: MSNKKIVKDSPADQGATIVSRRGFLKFAGASSLATAAGTLASAARAANSTPDGTPEQIHLTWGNDPTSEVTVSWASPAPAVNPKVRFGGPGAARDTVHGVQGTYTDGINGEVVFTYHARLRGLKADTSYEYEVSADNDSNAAQPFTASFRTAPRGRAPFRWTSYGDLATPNTGWILSSPQSRFAVQAVERFQPLFHLLNGDLCYANLNPAHQPEVWRDFGNNCQTSASNRPWMPCPGNHELEFHNGEQGLASYLSRYTLPENHTRYQGRWYSFRVSSVLFISLDADDVVYQDAAAFVAGPNPLVPVASTGNPPIQPGTSLYVRGYSEGEQTRWLEKTLRRAAEDDEVDWIVVQMHQDALSSSKTGNGSDKGIREAWLPLFDRYGVDLVLCGHDHDYERSYPVRGCNHNKGTDIATGRVVDTLQPRPVMSAVSSGASTFDTSHGTIHLILGGGGTSAPLDVYGVDAGTGLPQARIFTRPNRPVAGTAAGTFVRASADAVEDAIWSAQRDTGTGYGIAVFDHDPGHPGGETSITMNYYHAPGADQTPTQNYELFETIELKKKRRG
- the gcvA gene encoding transcriptional regulator GcvA, with translation MHNRITFKSIQAFEAAARLSSFALAADELFVTPSAVSHQIKLLEEQLSIRLFHRLHRTVILTDYGRQYAEEITAAFARIDSATREIGRAAKSDILTIHCTPSFATQWLMPRIARFSAAHPDIDVRLNASSEAVDLISEKVDIDIRYGPRKLQPAGTMVLELPPETIVPLCSPALMAGEHPLRSVADLPHHALIHSEGCLVGWRDWMRLHRKTRLDIARGPRFDRSFMAISAAVDGLGVCLESLLLAQRELETGRLVAPFGLEGLPVHGYTLNLLKSRAELPKLHSFQHWLFAELEK
- a CDS encoding transketolase, translating into MTTSETAPYAKLAEHAYQIRRNALRMGEVQGQGYIGQALDIADVLAVAYFRAMRYRADDPEWEGRDRFLLSNGHYAIALYAALIEAGVIADEELETYGSDDSRLPMSGMASYTPGMEMSGGSLGQGLTIAVGRCLGLKRKGSDARVYTLFSDGELDEGAIWEGLMSAAHWKLDNLIAMVDVNNQQADGPSSSVMAFEPLVEKLQAFGWFVQRVDGNDLAAVVAAFDAAHAHPEAQPRIIVCDTRMGCGVPFLEAREKNHFIRVDAHEWQLALQALEAGRNV
- a CDS encoding transketolase family protein, whose protein sequence is MSAAVPKPRLKTSAMIASIAGEGQITRSAPFGHALVELARNRPDVVGMTADLGKYTDLHLFAKEYPERYYQMGMAEQLLMGAAAGMAHEGAQPFVTTYAVFAARRAYDFIHQAIAEDNLDVKIVCALPGLTTGYGPSHQAAEDLALFRAMPNLTVIDPCDAIDIEQMVPAIADHRGPVYARLLRGNVPVVLDEYDYRFELGKAKLLRDGAEVLIVSSGIMTMRALETAKALAADRVDVGVLHVPTIKPLDTATLLREARRSGRLVVVAENHTVIGGLGEAVAAVLLTNGVTPPFRQIGLPDAFLDAGALPTLHDRYGISTEAMCDTIKGWLR